DNA from Bordetella genomosp. 13:
CGAACAGCGGACGCATGTCGCCTTCGCGCACGTCGTCCGTCAGTCCGGCGTAGCCCGACAGGCCCGAGGCGTAGATCACCGGGAAGTCGAGCTGCTCTTCCGTGGCGCCCAGCTTGTCGAACAGTTCGAAGGTGGCGTTGATGACGAAGTCGGGGCGCGCGCCCGGACGGTCGATCTTGTTGACCACCACGATGGGCTTCAAGCCCAGCGCCAGCGCCTTGCGCGTGACGAAGATGGTCTGCGGCATGGGGCCTTCGACCGCGTCGACCAGCAGCAGCACGCCGTCGACCATGGACAGCACGCGCTCGACCTCGCCGCCGAAGTCCGCGTGTCCCGGGGTGTCGACGATGTTGATGTGCGTGCCCTCGTATTCGACGGCGCAGTTCTTGGCCAGGATGGTGATGCCGCGTTCCTTTTCCAGGTCGTTCGAGTCCATGACCCGTTCGGCCACCGCCTGGTTTTCGCGGAAGGTGCCCGATTGGCGCAGCAGTTGGTCGACCAGCGTGGTCTTGCCGTGGTCCACGTGGGCAATGATGGCGACGTTGCGCAAGGCGCGAGTCATAGCGAGTCCTTTAAGTTCGAGTGGCGGGCAGCAGGCCCGCCGGCAATTCGTTCAAGCCAAGCAGTGCCTGCTTGGGGTCCGGCAGCCCTTGCAGGGCCTCCAGCGTGACGGCGCGGTCCAGGGAGAATGGCCCGGCGTGCGTGCGCCGCAGCGCCGCCAGGTGAGCGAAACAGCCCAGCGCGCGCCCGATATCCTGGGCCAGCGTCCGGATGTAGGTACCCTTGCTGCAGGCCACCTCGACCACGGCCTGCCGGCCGGAGCACTCCAGCAGCTCGATCCTGTGGATCGTGACCTGCCGCGGCGGACGATCGAGTTCGATGCCCGCGCGGGCGTACTGGTACAGCGGCTTGCCGTCGCGCTTCAGGGCAGAATACATCGGCGGAATCTGCTCGATGGTGCCCTGGAAACGTGACAACACGACGCGCAACACCGCCTCGTCCACGCCCGTGAAATCGGGCCCGGCCTGGGCGGTGACGATGCCGGTCAGGTCGCCGGAATCGGTTTCCTCGCCGAACTGCAGCGTGGCGAGGTAGGTCTTGTCGGCGTCCAGCATGGCGCCGGAAATCTTGGTCGCCCGGCCCATGCAGCACACCAGCAGGCCGGTGGCGAAGGGGTCGAGCGTACCGGTATGGCCGGCCTTGGCCGCGTCCACCGTGCGTTTGGCGCGCTGCAGGGCGTGGTTGCTGGACAGGCCCACGGGCTTGTCGAGCAGCAACACACCATCGAGCGCGAGCCCGCGTCGTTTGGCCATCGTCGGAATCCGGAAAAAAAGCGACGACAGCCCGTCAGGGCTTGTCTTCAGGCTCGTCGGGTTCGTCCAGCACCGGACCGCCGCGGTTGGCGCGGTCTATCAGGGACGACATTTCGATGCCGCGTTCGATCTGGGGATCGTGGTAGAAGCGCAGCGTCGGTACGGTATGGATGTGCAGCAGCTTGTACAGCTGCGAGTGCAGCCAGCCCGCCTTCTCGTTCAGAAGCGCGGCGGCGGCGTCCGGCTCGGCGCCCAGCACGGTGAAATGCACCTTGGCGTGGGCGTAGTCGGCCGACAGTTCCACGCCCGACAGCGTGATGAGTCCGGCGCGGGACATGTCGATCTCGCGCTGGATCAGGCCGGCCAGATCCTTCTGGATCTGGTCGGCCAGCCGCAGGTTGCGGCCGGGGATGGACTTGGACTTGTGACGGCTCATGGGAGGACAGCGTCCGCGCGCTTACAGCGTGCGCGCGATCTCCTTGATCTCGAACACTTCCAGCTGGTCGCCCACCTGGATGTCGTTGTTGCCGCGCAGCGTGAGACCGCAATCGAAGCCCGACTTGACCTCGCGCACGTCGTCCTTGAAGCGGCGCAGCGAATCGAGGTGGCCGGTCCACTGGACCACGTTGTTGCGCAGCAGGCGCACCTGCGAATCGCGGCGCACCAGGCCGTCGAGCACCATGCAGCCCGCGATGTTGCCGATACGCGAGATGCTGTAGACCTCGCGGATCTCGACCAGGCCGATGATCTCTTCCTTCTTCTCGGGCGCCAGCATGCCCGACATGGCCGCCTTCACCTCATCCACGGCGTCGTAGATGATGTTGTAGTAGCGCAGGTCGATGCCGTTGGACTCGGCCAGCTTCTTGGTGCTTTGGTCGGCACGCACGTTGAAGCCGATGACCACGGCGTTGGAGGCGATGGCCAGGTTGACGTCGCTTTCGGAAATGCCGCCGACGGCCGCATGCACCACCTGCACCCGCACCTCGTCGGTGGAGAGCTTGGTAAGCGAGGCCACCAGCGCTTCCTGCGAACCCTGCACGTCGGTCTTGACGATGAGCGGCAGCGTCTGCTGGGTGCCCTCGCCCATGTTCTCGAACATGGACTCGAGCTTGGCGGCCTGCTGACGCGCCAGCTTGACGTCGCGGAACTTGCCCTGGCGGAACAGCGCGATTTCGCGCGCCTTGCGTTCGTCGGACAACACCATCAGTTCGTCGCCGGCGGCCGGCACTTCGGTCAGGCCCTGGATCTCGACGGGGATGGACGGACCGGCCGTCTGGATCTGCTTGGCGTTCTCGTCGAGCATGGCGCGCACGCGGCCGTAGCTGGCGCCAGCCAGCACCACGTCGCCGCGCTTGAGCGTGCCAGACTGCACCAGGATGGTGGCCACGGGACCGCGGCCCTTGTCGAGGCGGGCTTCGATGACCAGGCCCTTGGCGGGCGCGTCGACCTGCGCCTTGAGCTCGAGGATTTCGGCCTGCAGCAGCACGTTCTCGAGCAGATCGTCGATGCCGGCGCCGGTCTTGGCCGACACGGGCACGAACGGCACGTCGCCGCCGTACTCTTCGGGCACCACCTGCTCGGCCACCAGTTCCTGCTTGACGCGCTCGGGGTTGGCTTCGGGCTTGTCGATCTTGTTGACCGCGACCACCAGCGGTACGCCGGCGGCCTTGGCATGGTGGATGGCCTCGCGCGTCTGCGGCATCACGCCGTCATCCGCCGCCACCACGAGGATGACGATGTCGGTGGCCTTGGCGCCGCGCGCACGCATGGCGGTGAACGCCTCGTGGCCCGGGGTATCCAGGAAGGTGACCATGCCGCGGTCGGTTTCGACGTGGTAGGCGCCGATGTGCTGCGTGATGCCGCCGGCCTCGCCCGCGGCGACCTTGGCGCGGCGGATGTAGTCCAGCAGCGAGGTCTTGCCGTGGTCGACGTGGCCCATGACGGTGACCACGGGAGCG
Protein-coding regions in this window:
- the truB gene encoding tRNA pseudouridine(55) synthase TruB, whose protein sequence is MAKRRGLALDGVLLLDKPVGLSSNHALQRAKRTVDAAKAGHTGTLDPFATGLLVCCMGRATKISGAMLDADKTYLATLQFGEETDSGDLTGIVTAQAGPDFTGVDEAVLRVVLSRFQGTIEQIPPMYSALKRDGKPLYQYARAGIELDRPPRQVTIHRIELLECSGRQAVVEVACSKGTYIRTLAQDIGRALGCFAHLAALRRTHAGPFSLDRAVTLEALQGLPDPKQALLGLNELPAGLLPATRT
- the rbfA gene encoding 30S ribosome-binding factor RbfA; this encodes MSRHKSKSIPGRNLRLADQIQKDLAGLIQREIDMSRAGLITLSGVELSADYAHAKVHFTVLGAEPDAAAALLNEKAGWLHSQLYKLLHIHTVPTLRFYHDPQIERGIEMSSLIDRANRGGPVLDEPDEPEDKP